TTCCAACTTGTCAAATTGTTTGACCAGTCTATTTTCGTTGGCCATTGAgagtattttttttaataaactgaAATTTTATTGAAAACACTAACTACTGTACAACAAAACATTGTCCCGATTTACAATACTAGTAAGGACTTTGTTCTTTAGATTAACACTAGCTGAGTCACACTGaacataagattttcttttttcccgACTCCATTTTGCTAGTTTATCCGCCTCCCCGTTATAGTTTCTATGTACATAGTTAATATTTACAGTgccaaaatgatccaaaaaagaTAGAACATTCTTCAGAATTCCTTTAGATCTCCAATCACACGACGATGACCTATTGTTCAAAAAATTTACTGCGTCCTTACAATCAGCTCTGATACTGAAATTTACTAAGTTTAGCTCCTTCACCCAGTTTATAGCTCCTAGTAGAGCTATTGCTTCTGCTGCTGGCCCTGTTGTGAATCctgaaaaaaaattaatgtcagCAATTCTGTTATTCACCCAATAGATTATCCCTACACCATAAGAACCATTTAGTTTATCATATGAAGCATCAACATAGAAGACATCATTCTTAGCAATTCCTGGCTCTCATTATGATGTTGGTTGTTATAATTTCCTGGCATTTTCTTAGTAACTATTCCTTGAGAATGAGACTTCCATTCCTGCAAAAACTTATGACAGTCCTTAATACGAAAATTATTGtgattataaatacgaaatataaaaggaaaatttaaaagatatcgaatttatgaagtataaactttataaggaatttattttttagagttaaatgtatattttcttaaaaggaatgcatgatatatttgtttcctcaattatactaatttctttaatattttagattgggtcacgttaaaaatggatttatgattataaagaattcaagggtatattagagagttcattgaaaaagtatgactataaacagaagctggacacaattttgaaactgacgaaaaagaaatagaggacggtctttcagaaacagagggagtaattgATAACCAAGACCAAACCAAATAGCTCtactaaaaaaacaagaaataaacaaatgTGCAGAGGTTTCCTCCTTGAAGTTATTGCAAAGAGAACACCAAGTATCTGTGTACTTCAGAGCTGCATTCATTTTTGCTCTCAATGGTAAAACATCAAccgtcatcttccaaataaacagATTAATCCTAGGAATTGTTTTCAACTTCCAtacatcattccagattctattCCTGTTACTATGATGCTCCCTAGATAGAATTCTATAAGCCGATTTTGTCGAAAATTCACCATTATTATTCCCTAGCCATCTTAATCTATCTTGAACCTGGTTATTTATGAAAACAACTTTAATTTTACATGTTATATCATTTGAGAAGACTGAATCGATCAAACTAGAATTCCACTTCCCATCCACATCCGTAAGATCTGACACACAAACTAAATCTTGATGTTGCCAATTATTTAAAACACCAACATCCGGTATCCAATTATCCTTACAAATTTGAATATGTCTACCATTTCCTACCTCCCAAATGTTGTTTTCCTTAATAATTTCTAAGCCCTTTCTAATACTTGTCCATATCCGAGAGGGATTATAATAACTAGATTTGTGGAAAGGATGCTGCCTTGAAAATATTTTCCTCTCAGCAATCTAACCCACAAATCATTTGGGTTATTCAGTAACCTCCAAGCTAACTTGCTTAGCAAAGATATATTCATTCTATGAGGATTACGAATACCCAATCCTCCACAAGATTTCGGAGTACAAACCTTACACCAGGCGTTAGGGTAATAAGCCTTTTTCGGGTTGTTTATATTCCACCAGAAATCCCTTTGAATTTTGTCAAATTTATCGAGAACTGAAGCAGGAAATTCAAAACATTGCATCTGATAAGAAGGGTATGCAGACAAAGTTGAGTTAATCAACATTGTCCTACCAGCTTGAGATAACAGCTTCGCTTTCCATCCATGCAATGATCTGTAAGCCCTTTCTAGAAGAGATTCAAAATTTAATGCCATTTGCCCGTTGAAAAATAATGGAGTACCCAAATACTTTTCATCCTTAGATATTCTTTGGACCTTTAACATTCTAGCCAGAATTTTATGTGTTTATTATGAACTTTTTTACTAAAGTAAACTCCCgatttgtgataatttatgctctGCCCAGAAGAATTAGTAAAGATATCTAAGATATTCATTAATTGTCTTACTTCTGCAATATCAGCTCTACAAAAGATAAAACAATCGTCAGTGAATAAAAGATGCGATATAACAGGACAATTCTTGTTAATTTGCATTCCAGAGAAAGTTTTATTTTGCTCCGCTTGATAGAACAATCTAGACAATCCTTTCAAGGATGTTATAAAGAGATAAGGAGATAATGGATATCCCTGCCGGAGACCCCTAGAAGGATGAAAAGAAATTCCAGGAATTCCATTTAAAAGAACAGTGGATTTAACAGTTGAAATGCATTCATAAATCATACTGCACCATTTATCTGAGAAACCAAAATTCttgaaaatcttcacaatgaaatTCCATTCCATTTTATCAAAGGATTTTGATAAATCCAACTTTAAAGCTAAAAAACCTTTCTTAGATTTACTAGTGTTCATGGTATGAAGCATTTCATGTGCTATTACTATATTATCCACAATCTGTCTTTTTGGTATAAAAGCCGACTGATTTGGAGCAATAATTTCATCTAATACAGTTTTCAACCTCATAGccagtatttttgatataaatttatAAAGACCATTAATCAAACTTATCGGTCTAAAGTCTACTGGCGTAATAGGATTCTCAATCTTCGGGATTAAGGAGATGTAATTATCATTGAGTGAATCTGGCAGCTTTCCAGTTTCAAAGAAATTGGTAACTAAATTCACTACATCCTGTTCAACTAAACCCCAATGAGATTGAAAAACCCCCGATGGATAACCATCTGGTCCCGGTGAACCCCAATGATTCATGGAAAAAAGAACTTCTCTAATTTCATCCTTATCTGGCACTCTAATCAGGTCAACATTTTCAGCCTCAGTAATAACTTGATCAAAGATAGGATCAATATTAGTATCCACAGTTGTACTGATACCCATAAAATGATTTTTCAAAAGTAAATCTAATTGATCCTTGTCATCAATTTATAGACCTGAACCATCTCTTAGGGCATGAATGGCATTATGTCTTTTTCTATTGGAagcaagaaaatggaaatatttCGTGCATTTATCATGTTCTTTAAAAAACTTTTCTCTACTATTCTCTAACCAGTAAATGTTCTCTATTTTCGACCAAGTGTCTAACTCATCTTCCAACTTTTTTATAATCTTTCTAGAGAACAGATGAGCCGGTTTTCTATTTTCCTTTTCAATCTGATTCAAGATTCTCTCTTTATTCTTaaaaatgtttttaaaaacatttttATTCCAATCCTTGAAATCAGAAGTCAGATCCTGAAGTAACTGATGTAAACTATTATTGGACTGTAATTTATGATGCTTCCAGGCATTCTCAAAAAACATCTTATACTCTTTATGTTCCATCCAACCCCTAAAAAATTTATATGGTCTAACCTGTTTGAATTTGATAGGATCAAAAACAATAAGTAAAGGGTTATGATATGATCAGATGCAGTTCTAGTTAAGTGGTGAACAACAGCTTCAGGAAAGCAGTTAAACAATTAACATTAACTAGACTTCTGTCTATCCTTTCTCTTATATTTTCAACTCCTTCCCTCTGATTCGACCAAGTGAAAGGTTCCCCTATAAATTTTAAATCAGTAAGTCCTACTTGCCGGATAACCCTTTGAATGACAGAAGCAGCACTAGAATTCGAAGCATTACCACCTTCCTTTTCAGACTGATCTAGTACAACATTCAGATCACCCACAATCATCCAAGGTTCACAAAACCTTTCCCCCAAAATATGTAAATAATTCCACTGATTAGTTTTACCCTGAGAGTTTAGAGCCCCATACATACATGAAGTATAACAGCTGATACCTCTGTACTTAAAAGACACAGTGTTGATATTAAACTTGACCTCCACCAATTGAACTTGCAAATTACTAAACCAAGCCACAATCTGTCCACCCGATTTTCCAATAGAAGAGATAACCATCCAATCATTGAATTTTAGTTTTCTAGTAGTATTTTCCATTTTTTCTAATGACATTTTAGTTTCAGACAAGAAAACTAAATCCGGCTTATGCTTTTCTAATAAAAATTTTAGATGCTCGATCGTCTTTAGGCCATTACAGCCCTGAGCATTCCAAGATAAGATGATCATATTTCTAAGAAGCAGCAAAAAGATGTTTATAACACCACCTATAAACGACACGTAAAACTGTGCAGTCCTAATCCAAAAACTAAAAGCAGGAAAATGTTGAAAATTAAGGTAAGGTTTTAAAATACTGACCAAATTAGAGCTTTTGGTACTCGAATTCCCCTCTCCAATCTTTAGCTCTTCCACTTTGCCTGAAACCATGACTTCCTCCTCAAGTACTGCTTCTGCTGAAATTATTGGTGTTGGCTTGATTGAAGAAGTACTTTCCTGAATGGTAGCCAATGCATTTGCTACTACTGGCACGTACAATAGAAACTCTATAATACTGTCGggaccatcaaaatttattaattaagctagatattaattaaccgataaattaatGCTTATTAATTTATAGTgtaaaagatagaaaagtagagaGAGAAGGAGAAATCTTATTAATGTGTGTATCAAAAAGGGAGAATACAACCCCTATTTATATAggctagacacaagggcatcccgGTAATAAATGGGATTTACCTTAGATATTATTGACATAAATAaacgtttataacactccccctgatgaccaCTGTTTCTAAGTCACAAAAATATATCAggaaaatcaagagagaaaaaaCCTGAAATGTGTGAGACTTAGAACCGTGCTGGACACACATAtgctgcctcattaaaaccttgacgaaggaaagagtacaacacgTTTAAGTCCTAATGATGCCTCCCTGATGGATACTTCAGCGAAATCTTGGCCTACAAATCTTTAAGTCGACGCATTCCAATCCTgtgaactaatttattgaatgtaGAAGTTGGTAATACCTTAGTGAAGAGGTCTGCTAGATTGTGGTTTGAACTTACTTGTTGGATATCAATCACACCATCGTTCTGTAGATCATgtgagaaaaagaacttcggactGATGTGCTTTATTCAATGACCTTTGATAAATCCTTCCTTTAGTTGTGCAATGCAAGCAGTGTTGTCTTTGTataatattgttggtgaatcTTTAGTTGAAGGAAGTCCACATGATTCTTGAATATGGTTTATTGTTGACCTTAACCAGACGCTCTCACGGCTTGCTTGATTGCTAGTAGTTCAGAATGATTTGTAGATGTAGCTGAAATTGTTTGCTTCACTAACCGCCAAGATATAGTTGTATCTCCATAAGTAAACAAATACCCAGTTTGTGATCGTCCTTTGTGTGGATCTGAAAGATAACCTGCATCTGCATACCCAATTAATTTTGATTTAGATTCATAAGGGTAAAATAAACTTAAATTAATACTGCCACTAAGATAACGCAATACGTGCTTGATTCCATTCCAGTGTCTTCGAGTTGGAGCCGAATTGTATCTAGCTAACAGATTAACTGAAAATGCAATATATGGCCTTGTGCAATTTGCAAGATACATAAGAGCACCAATTGCACTTCCGGACCAAGAATTTCTTCAACATCTTCTTTAGGTCGAAATGGGTCTTTATTCACGTCAAGTGATCTCACAACCATAGGGGAACTCAGTGGATGTGCTTTGTCCATATAAAATCGTTTTAAGATTTTTTATGTGTAAGTAGATTGATAGACAAATATCCCATTTGAGACATGCTTAATTTGTAAACCAAGACAATacttagttttaccaagatctttcatctcaaataccTTCTGCAAGTAAGCATCAGTTTCAGTGAGTTCTTTTAGAGTTCCAACAAGATTTAGATCATCAATGTATACTGCAGTAATAGCAAACCCAAACACATGGACAAATAGCATTATTAGTATATTCCTCTTTCAATATATATTCACTAAGGCGATTATACCACATTCTTCCAGATTGCTTTAGTCCATATAGAGCTTTTTGAAGTTTTATTGAGTATACACTACGATCTTTGGACTTGTCTGCTTCAGGCATACGAAATCCCTCGGGAAGTTTCATATAAATGTCACTATCAAGTGACCCATAAAGATAAGCCGTAACTACATCCATAAGACGCATTTCAAGCTTTTCTGAAGCTGCGAAACTAATAAGAAACCGAAATGTGATGGCATCCATCACTGGAGAATAAGTTTCTTGATAATCAATACCTGGTCTTTGTGAAAAACCTTGTGCAACGATTCAAGCTTTATATCTCACAATTTCATTTTTCTCGTTACGTTTTCGTACGAATACCCATTTGTATCCGACAACTTTTACATTTTCAGGAGTTACAAAAACAGGACCAAGGACTCCACATTTTACTAATGAGTTGTACTCTGCTTGGATTGAAACCTCCCACTTAGGCCAGTCTTTTCTACGACGACATTTTTCAATAGGTTGTGGTTAAGGATCATCAATATTTTCAATGACATCCAAAGCAACTGTAAAAGCAAATTTACTATCAGGAATAATTGTATTCCTGTCCTAGTTTTGTCTTGTACCAACATAATTCATAGAGATCTCATCGTTTTGAGGTACGTGTGCCTCTTCAGGTGCAACTTGTGTATCATTATTTGATTGAACAATCAATGTTTCAGAGTGAATGGCTTTTTCCGGAATGCCAACTACTGATCTCTTTTTGCGCGGAACTACCAAGAGGTCTTCCACGCTTTAAGCTTATCGTGGACTGGCTATCATGATGTCCCTTTGGGATTCTTACTCTCGCAGGAGTATTTGCAGCAGGTATATGTGATTTTGTTACCTTATACCTATATCagtaaatgcatcaggcatttagtctgcaatattttgcaaatgtATGATTCTTTGAACCTCTTCAGGTGCAACTTGTGTATCATTATTTGATTGAAAAATCAACGTTTCAGAGTGAATGACTTTTTCCGGAACGCCAACTACTGATCTCTTTTTGCGCGGATTTAAATCCTTTGCACCAAGAGGTCTTCCACGCTTTAAGCATATCGTGGAATGGTTATCATGATGTCCCTTTGGGATTCTTACTCTCGTATGAGTATTTGCAGCAGGTATATGTGATTTTGTTACCTTATACATGTATCAGTAAATGCATTAGGCATTTAGtctgcaatattttgcaaatgtATGATTCTTTGAACCTCAAGTTCACACTGTTTTGTATGAGGATCAAAGTGGGCTAATGATGGTGTATTCCATGAAATTTCACGACGTTCCTCAAGTTTtggcttatctccccctaacgacagtAAATTTGATTCATCAAATTGGAAATCAGCAAATCTTGCTTTAAAAATATCTCATGTTTGAGGTTCTAAGTATCGAATGATAGATGAAGATCCATAGCCAACATATATGCCGAGTCTACGTTGAAGACCCATTTTCGCTCTTTGTGGTGGAGCAATGGGAACATACACAACACAACCAAAAGTTCGAAGATGAGATATATTTGGTTGATACCCATATACGAGTTGTACATGTGAGTATTTTTTATAGCTGGTTGCTCTTATACGGACCAGTGCTGCAGCATGTAATATTGCATGACCCCATGCTGAAAATGGCAATTTAGACCTTAAGATTAATGGTCGAGCAATTAATTGTAAGCGCTTAATAAATGATTCCGCTAAGCCATTTTGAGTGTGCACGTGAGCTATGGAGTGTTCGACATCAATGCCAATGGACATGCAATAATCATTAAATACTTTAGAGGTAAATTCACCAGTATTATCAAGACGAATAGTTTTAATAGGAAAATCTGGAAACTGAGCTCGTAGCTTAATAATTTGTGCAAGTCTTGCAAATGCAACAGTACGAGTCGAAAGTAAGCAAACATGTGACCATCGTGTTGAAGCATCAATACGAACCATAAAATAACGAAATGGTCCACACGAAGGGTGAATTGGTCCACATATATCACCTTGAATTCTTTGTAGAAAATTAGGTGTTTCGATGCCAACTTTCATCAATGATGGCCTAATAATCAATTTTTCTTGATAACAAGCGATATATGGACAATCATTAAATGATAAGACTTTTAGTCTATTTAGAGGATGTCCATATTAGTTTTCAATAATTCGACGCATCATAGTTGATCCTGGATGACCCAAACGGTCATGCCAAAGTTTAAAAACACCGGGATTGGAAGTCTTAGGATGACTCACAAGATGTGATTCAATTAGGATAGTGTGATATAATCCAGAAGATAGAGATGAAAGCTTTTCTAGGACTTGTTTCTTACCTGAGAAAATGGCATTAATGCATAAATACTCTTTGTTAGCGTCATTTGTTGTCTCAATATGATATCCATTAAGACGAATGTCTTTAAAACTCAACAAGTTGCATTTAGATCTTGTTGAAAATAAGGCATCTTGGACATGGATTTGTGTACCATTAGGGAGAATTATCGATGCTTTTCCATGTCCCTCAACAAGATTAGAAGTCCCTGAAATTGTAGTAACATTGGACGTAGCTAACgttaaatgggagaaaaacctTTTGTTACGAAAAATTGTGTGGGTTGTTGTACTGTCAACAAGACATATATCTTCGTCACTTGTTTTCGGCTTTCCATTAGAAATATCCATATCCCTtttagaaaaataaagacaataaTATAAGTTATAGAGAATAGATACTAAGAAAATAATTTCATTACTaaagagaatttcaataactaatACGTTAAAATCAATTTCCTAAAAGAAAACAATCTCTAAAATTATATGACAAAACATTGTCACTTATTCAAACCAAACTAATACTCAATCTACTAAAAA
Above is a genomic segment from Papaver somniferum cultivar HN1 chromosome 10, ASM357369v1, whole genome shotgun sequence containing:
- the LOC113315627 gene encoding uncharacterized protein LOC113315627, translated to MGISTTVDTNIDPIFDQVITEAENVDLIRVPDKDEIREVLFSMNHWGSPGPDGYPSGVFQSHWGLVEQDVVNLVTNFFETGKLPDSLNDNYISLIPKIENPITPVDFRPISLINGLYKFISKILAMRLKTVLDEIIAPNQSAFIPKRQIVDNIVIAHEMLHTMNTSKSKKGFLALKLDLSKSFDKMEWNFIVKIFKNFGFSDKWCSMIYECISTVKSTVLLNGIPGISFHPSRGLRQGYPLSPYLFITSLKGLSRLFYQAEQNKTFSGMQINKNCPVISHLLFTDDCFIFCRADIAEVQRISKDEKYLGTPLFFNGQMALNFESLLERAYRSLHGWKAKLLSQAGRTMLINSTLSAYPSYQMQCFEFPASVLDKFDKIQRDFWWNINNPKKAYYPNAWCKIAERKIFSRQHPFHKSSYYNPSRIWTSIRKGLEIIKENNIWEVGNGRHIQICKDNWIPDVGVLNNWQHQDLVCVSDLTDVDGKWNSSLIDSVFSNDITCKIKVVFINNQVQDRLRWLGNNNGEFSTKSAYRILSREHHSNRNRIWNDVWKLKTIPRINLFIWKMTVDVLPLRAKMNAALKYTDTWCSLCNNFKEETSAHLFISCFFSRAIWFGLGFTTGPAAEAIALLGAINWVKELNLVNFSIRADCKDAVNFLNNRSSSCDWRSKGILKNVLSFLDHFGTVNINYVHRNYNGEADKLAKWSREKRKSYVQCDSASVNLKNKVLTSIVNRDNVLLYSS